Proteins encoded in a region of the Nicotiana tomentosiformis chromosome 9, ASM39032v3, whole genome shotgun sequence genome:
- the LOC138898427 gene encoding uncharacterized mitochondrial protein AtMg00820-like: MQDNEDLEPQSIREYRQRRDWPKWQEAIQFELDSLAKHEVFRSVVQTSNGVKPVGYKWVFVRKRNEKNEVQRYKARLVVQGFLQRPGVDYEETYSPVMDAITFHSVILLVLLSMKSLTCI, translated from the coding sequence atgcaagataatgaggatcttgaacctcaatccaTTAGAGAATatcgacaaagacgtgattggccaaaatggcaagaagcaatccaatttgagttggattcacttgcgaaacATGAAGTTTTTAGGTCTGTAGTCCAAACATCAAATGGTGTTaaacctgttggctataaatgggtctttgtacgtaaaaggaatgagaaaaatgaggtacaaagatataaggcacgccttgttgtaCAAGGATTTTTACAAAGGCCCGGTGtagattatgaagagacgtattctcctgttatggatgctataacgttCCATTCTGTTATCTTATTAGTCTtgctgtccatgaaaagcttgacatgcatttaa
- the LOC138898428 gene encoding uncharacterized protein codes for MDALREMPGYGKMMMSRKFDFQDLSTVTLTQTCSAVVTRPMAQKVSNPGSFTMPCTIGSYAFAKALCDLGTSINLMPLVIYTKPGNGRARPTSMFLQLADRTVKRSREILDDVLVKVGKFVFPADFVILDC; via the coding sequence atggatgctttgagggaaatgccaGGGTATGGAAAAATGATGATGTCGCGGAAATTTGACTTCCAAGACCTGTCCACTGTAACTCTGACACAGACCTGCAGCGCGGTAGTGACAAGACCTATGGCCCAAAAGGTGTCTAATCCAGGTAGCTTCACTATGCCATGCACTATTGggagttatgcttttgctaaagcattgtgtgacttgggaaccagcataaacttgatgcccttggtaATCTATACAAAACCGGGCAATGGCAGAGCTAGACCGACCTCAATGTTTCTGCAACTGGCTGATCGCACAGTCAAAAGATCGAGAGAAATTCTTGATGATGTGCTTGTGAAAGTGGGGAAatttgtatttcctgcagactttgttattcttgactgttag